From a single Ailuropoda melanoleuca isolate Jingjing chromosome 12, ASM200744v2, whole genome shotgun sequence genomic region:
- the ZNF605 gene encoding zinc finger protein 605 isoform X2, translated as MIKSQISFEDVAVDFTSEEWQLLNPTQKSLYRDVMLENYSNLVFLEVWLDNCLKMWHQDNQDKLRSMERGHEYDVFRKIFHSSINFVHLGVRPHKCGTGEKSLKHPFEFLIPKDNRGRKKLDELNKKYLLYIKTDRTHGGMPYCDCSKCRKDSRTGSWPIAKHRTYKGVHLCMECGNVFSKKSQLIIHQRTHTGEKPYGCSECGKAFSQKSLLTIHQRTHSGEKPYGCGECQKAFSRKSLLILHQRTHTGEKPYGCSECGKAFSRKSQLKRHQRTHTVEKPFGCSDCGKAFSQKLKLITHQRTHTGEKPYKCSDCGKAFFWKSQLITHQRTHTGKKPYACNQCTKAFSRNSLLIRHQRIHTGEKPYECSECGEAFIRKPQLIKHQITHTGEKNYQCRDCEEAFFKKSELIRHQKTHLGEKPYACVECGKTFFGKSQLLTHQRTHTGEKPYECSECGKAFTQKSSLISHQRTHTGEKPYECMECGKTFSEKSSLIHHQRTHTGEKPFECSECRKAFAWKPQLLRHQRIHTGEKPYECSECGKAFVQKVQLIKHQRNHTGEKTYGCSECAKAFFEKAQLIIHQRVHTGERPYKCGECGKSFTRKSHLMRHQRIHTGDKYYGCSECGTAFSRKSQLMIHQRTHVL; from the coding sequence aagTCTGGCTAGATAACTGTCTCAAAATGTGGCACCAGGATAATCAAGACAAGCTTAGAAGTATGGAGAGAGGCCATGAATATGatgtttttaggaaaatatttcattcaagCATTAACTTTGTTCATTTAGGAGTGAGACCCCATAAATGTGGCACAGGTGAAAAAAGTTTGAAACATCCTTTTGAGTTTCTTATTCCAAAAGATAACCGTGGAAGAAAGAAACTTGATGAGctcaataagaaatatttattgtatatcaaAACTGATAGAACCCATGGTGGAATGCCATACTGTGATTGCAGTAAATGTAGGAAAGATAGCAGGACAGGGTCATGGCCCATTGCAAAGCATAGAACGTACAAAGGAGTCCATTTATGCATGGAGTGCGGCAACGTTTTCAGTAAGAAATCACAGCTCATCATACACCAGCGGACgcacacaggagagaagccctatgGATGCAgcgaatgtgggaaagccttctcCCAGAAGTCACTGCTCACTATTCATCAAAGGACTCATTCAGGGGAAAAACCATATGGGTGTGGTGAATGTCAAAAAGCTTTCAGTAGGAAGTCCTTGCTCATTTTACACCAGCGGACGCACACGGGAGAGAAGCCCTACGGATGCAGCGAATGCGGGAAAGCCTTCAGCAGGAAGTCGCAGCTTAAGAGGCATCAGAGAACCCACACAGTAGAGAAGCCCTTTGGCTGCAGTGACTGTGGGAAAGCCTTCTCCCAGAAGTTAAAGCTCATTACtcatcagagaactcacacaggggagaagccctatAAGTGCAGTGATTGTGGGAAAGCCTTCTTCTGGAAGTCACAGCTGATTACTCATCAGAGGACTCACACAGGGAAGAAACCATATGCATGTAACCAGTGCACAAAAGCCTTCAGCAGGAACTCGCTGCTCATCAGGCATCAGAGAATccacacaggggagaagccctatGAGTGCAGCGAGTGCGGGGAAGCCTTCATCAGAAAACCACAGCTTATCAAGCACCAAATAACTCACACGGGAGAGAAGAACTATCAGTGCAGGGATTGTGAAGAAGCATTCTTTAAGAAGTCAGAGCTAATCAGACATCAGAAGACTCACTTAGGGGAGAAACCCTATGCATGTGTTGAATGTGGAAAAACCTTCTTTGGGAAGTCACAGCTCCTAAcacatcagagaactcacactggagagaaaccatatgaatgCAGCGAGTGTGGGAAGGCGTTCACCCAGAAGTCAAGCCTGATTTCACACCAGAGGacacacacaggggagaagccctacGAGTGCATGGAGTGTGGGAAGACCTTCAGTGAGAAGTCAAGCCTCATTCACCACCAGAGAAcccatactggagagaaacccttcGAATGTAGTGAGTGTAGGAAAGCTTTTGCCTGGAAGCCACAGCTTCTCAggcatcagagaattcatacaggggagaaaccctatgaatgcagtgagtgtgggaaagcctttgtTCAGAAAGTGCAGCTCATTAAGCATCAGAGAaatcacacaggagagaaaaccTATGGATGCAGCGAGTGTGCAAAAGCCTTCTTTGAGAAGGCACAGCTCATCATCCATCAGAGGGTTCACACAGGAGAGAGACCCTATAAATGTGGCGAATGTGGGAAGTCTTTCACTAGAAAGTCTCACCTCATGAggcatcagagaattcatacaggagATAAATACTATGGGTGCAGTGAGTGTGGGACTGCCTTCAGCAGGAAGTCACAGCTCATGATTCATCAGAGGACTCACGTACTCTAG